One window from the genome of Salvia splendens isolate huo1 chromosome 9, SspV2, whole genome shotgun sequence encodes:
- the LOC121749650 gene encoding probable 6-phosphogluconolactonase 4, chloroplastic has protein sequence MSIAMDFNMYQITIFILIILASLITPNAKMAFATPQKGKTEVLKFESECDVAVALAKYTADLSAKFVKEKGSFSVVLSGGSLIDTLRKLVESPYKESVDWSKWLIFWVDERVVPLDSEDSNFLLASRGFLSKVPIPPGNIYAINDKLSPEGAADDYEERLRRLVSSKVIRVSSATGFPKFDLMLLGMGPDGHIASLFPTRQQRYEKKRWVTFITDSPKPPPPRITFTFPVINAAAEIAMVVTGAELANTTKAVLHPHQGSPLLPAAEVSAEGELTWFLDKDAASKL, from the exons ATGTCCATAGCCATGGATTTCAATATGTATCAGATCACCATATTCATTTTAATCATTTTGGCCTCACTCATCACTCCAAATGCCAAAATGGCTTTCGCCACACCACAAAAAGGCAAAACCGAAGTGCTGAAATTCGAATCCGAGTGCGACGTTGCCGTCGCTCTGGCCAAGTACACCGCCGATCTCTCTGCGAAGTTCGTCAAAGAAAAGGGCTCCTTCTCCGTCGTCCTCTCCGGCGGCTCTCTGATCGACACGCTCAG GAAGCTGGTGGAATCTCCGTATAAGGAATCTGTTGATTGGTCGAAATGGTTGATATTTTGGGTTGATGAGAGAGTCGTTCCTCTTGATTCTGAAGACAGCAATTTTCTGCTTGCTTCGCGTGGTTTTCTTTCAAAG GTACCTATTCCTCCGGGCAACATCTATGCCATCAACGATAAGCTGTCCCCGGAGGGTGCAGCAGACGACTATGAGGAGCGCCTGAGACGCCTGGTTTCAAGCAAGGTCATACGCGTTTCAAGCGCCACGGGCTTCCCCAAATTCGACCTAATGCTGCTCGGGATGGGGCCGGATGGGCACATAGCGTCTCTGTTCCCTACACGCCAGCAACGCTATGAGAAGAAGCGTTGGGTCACCTTCATCACTGACTCCCCCAAACCACCTCCACCGCGGATCACCTTCACATTCCCGGTCATAAACGCGGCTGCAGAGATCGCAATGGTGGTCACTGGGGCCGAGCTTGCTAATACCACGAAGGCAGTGTTGCATCCTCATCAGGGCTCGCCTCTGCTGCCTGCAGCTGAGGTCTCGGCTGAAGGGGAGCTCACGTGGTTCCTCGACAAAGATGCTGCTTCGAAACTGTGA
- the LOC121749092 gene encoding uncharacterized protein LOC121749092: MHGPCGVVRKSSPCMRDGRCTKYYPKKFVDDTIVDDDGYPIDGHWQPRKQCYYVGSYMLLVLGATCYEDLRFVNGVQYDTFRDACFALGLLDDDKEYIDGILEASFWLSAHSLRLVFVSLLSSESVSRPDVLWQKCWKHLSDDVVYNQRKLRNQPGLVLGDDEIQNFVFADIEKLLLNVGKSLCNYHGIRSKGGIVLNVASSGIAFLLLPGGRTVCSRFKIPINVNEDSMCNIKQGSDLDEIIIRSKLIIWDEAPMIHKHCIEAVDRALRDILRVCIESSMNKPFGGKTIVFCGDFRQILPVVPKGSRQNVINATINSSYLWRNCTMLMLIRNMRLLSVESSVEASKLKEFSSWVASIGDGVVGGPNDGEVVIDLPSNIVLSNIGDPLKTIVENIYPSYMDPKELSNCLHDRAILAPTLDVVDEVNQFMISLDQSQGRVPLIMYRC, translated from the exons ATGCATGGCCCATGTGGTGTTGTTCGAAAATCATCCCCTTGCATGCGTGATGGACGTTGCACTAAGTATTATCCCAAGAAATTTGTTGATGATACAATCGTTGATGATGATGGTTATCCAATTGATGGTCATTGGCAACCTAGAAAACAATGTTATTATGTTGGGAGCTACATGCTCCTGGTTCTG GGAGCTACATGCTATGAGGATCTTAGGTTTGTTAATGGTGTTCAGTATGATACATTTAGAGATGCGTGCTTCGCTTTAGGATTGTTGGATGATGATAAGGAGTATATTGACGGAATTCTTGAGGCTTCTTTTTGGTTATCTGCCCATTCACTAAGATTGGTATTTGTAAGTCTGTTGTCATCAGAATCTGTTTCTCGACCGGATGTTTTATGGCAAAAGTGTTGGAAACATTTATCCGATGATGTTGTTTATAACCAAAGAAAATTAAGGAATCAGCCAG GTTTGGTGCTGGGTGATGATGAAATTCAGAATTTTGTGTTTGCTGATATTGAGAAATTGTTATTGAACGTTGGTAAAAGTTTGTGTAATTACCATG GTATTCGTTCGAAGGGAGGTATTGTATTAAATGTGGCGTCCAGCGGCATAGCCTTTTTATTGTTACCTGGAGGTAGAACTGTCTGCTCACGCTTTAAGATTCCTATCAATGTTAATGAAGATTCTATGTGCAATATCAAACAAGGATCGGATCTTGATGAGATTATCATAAGGTCGAAACTTATCATATGGGATGAAGCTCCGATGATTCATAAACATTGCATAGAGGCCGTTGATAGGGCTTTGAGAGATATTCTTCGCGTGTGCATTGAGTCAAGTATGAACAAACCGTTTGGTGGAAAAACTATAGTTTTTTGTGGTGATTTTAGACAAATTTTACCTGTTGTTCCTAAAGGGAGTCGACAGAATGTTATAAATGCCACCATTAACTCTTCATATCTTTGGAGAAATTGTACAATGTTGATGTTGATCAGGAACATGAGACTGTTGAGTGTCGAATCTTCTGTTGAAGCTTCTAAGTTGAAGGAATTTTCATCTTGGGTTGCTTCTATAGGTGATGGAGTTGTTGGTGGTCCGAATGATGGTGAAGTCGTAATTGATCTTCCCTCTAACATTGTTTTGTCTAATATTGGAGATCCTCTAAAAACCATTGTTGAGAACATATACCCTTCTTATATGGATCCTAAAGAGTTGAGCAATTGTTTGCATGATCGGGCTATACTTGCTCCTACGCTTGATGTTGTTGATGAGGTTAATCAGTTCATGATTTCGTTGGATCAGTCTCAAGGTCGG GTACCTCTAATCATGTATCGATGTTGA